One region of Wyeomyia smithii strain HCP4-BCI-WySm-NY-G18 chromosome 3, ASM2978416v1, whole genome shotgun sequence genomic DNA includes:
- the LOC129728066 gene encoding tRNA N(3)-methylcytidine methyltransferase METTL6 has protein sequence MEQELQPHSKRPGAYNLGDVECNVVKVLTQDEKTRLEEQNKRMVSEFQALKLEQEARKHWDLFYKRNEDRFFKDRHWTTREFEELLADATSESSERDVKTLLEIGCGVGNLIFPLMEDGDRNFFIYACDLSPRAIDLVKKHNLYDEQYMKAFPCDITSDEIFKTLPDASLDIATLVFVLSAIHPRKFHSVVENIFRLMKPGGMVLFRDYGLYDMAQLRFKPGNKISENFYMRQDGTRSYYFADEEVGRLFQDAGFDVVIKSYIQRRTVNPKENIDVARIFVQGKFRKPQNK, from the coding sequence ATGGAGCAGGAACTGCAACCTCACTCCAAAAGACCCGGAGCATACAATCTCGGTGACGTGGAATGTAATGTGGTGAAAGTTCTCACACAGGATGAAAAAACGCGTCTTGAAGAACAAAACAAGCGTATGGTGTCGGAATTCCAGGCTCTCAAACTGGAACAGGAAGCACGTAAGCATTGGGATTTATTTTACAAACGAAATGAGGATCGATTCTTCAAAGATCGTCATTGGACAACACGTGAGTTTGAGGAACTTCTGGCGGATGCTACTAGCGAATCGTCTGAACGAGATGTGAAAACACTGCTTGAAATCGGTTGCGGCGttggaaatttaatttttccgcTAATGGAAGATGGCGATCGGAATTTCTTCATCTATGCCTGTGATCTTTCGCCACGTGCTATTGACTTGGTCAAAAAACATAACCTCTACGACGAACAGTATATGAAAGCATTTCCGTGCGACATCACCAGCGATGAAATATTCAAAACGCTTCCGGATGCTAGCTTAGACATAGCGACGCTAGTTTTCGTTTTATCGGCAATTCATCCGAGAAAATTTCACTCggttgtggaaaatattttccGACTAATGAAACCGGGTGGCATGGTTTTGTTTCGAGATTACGGGCTTTACGACATGGCACAGCTAAGATTCAAACCCGGTAACAAAATATCGGAGAATTTTTACATGCGACAAGACGGAACTAGGAGCTACTATTTCGCGGATGAAGAAGTCGGCAGACTCTTTCAAGATGCTGGCTTCGATGTTGTCATCAAAAGTTACATTCAACGGAGAACAGTTAATCCGAAGGAAAATATTGATGTAGCGAGAATCTTCGTACAAGGGAAATTCCGGAAGCCGCAGAATAAGTGA
- the LOC129727522 gene encoding gamma-secretase subunit Aph-1: protein MTVVEFFGCSFLAFGPPLAMFSLTIAHDPIRIIILIAAAFFWLVSLLLSSTIWFAVYPLRDVLAFGLICSVFIQEGFRYLMYKLLRKTERGLQEVTEIARISDYKHILSYVSGLGFGIISGAFSLVNILADSVGPATVGLKTGSNIFIVISAAQSLCMILLHTFWSVIFFSACDLKNYYHIAYVIVSHLFVSCITLLNKQELFSVSLTSSYIVMAITCVIAFRVVGGNFASFKKFITCK, encoded by the exons ATGACTGTGGTTGAATTTTTCGGTTGTTCCTTCTTGGCTTTTGGGCCACCTCTTGCAATGTTCTCGCTAACTATTGCTCATGATCCAATCCGCATAATAATCCTCATAGCAGCAGCCTTCTTTTGGTTGGTCTCACTACTGCTATCTTCCACTATATGGTTCGCTGTTTACCCGTTACGGGATGTATTGGCATTTGGGCTGATATGTTCAGTATTCATACAG GAAGGATTTCGATATCTTATGTACAAGCTTCTACGAAAGACGGAACGAGGTTTGCAGGAGGTGACTGAAATTGCACGGATATCTGATTACAAGCACATTCTCTCGTACGTTTCCGGCCTAGGCTTCGGGATTATCAGTGGAGCGTTTTCATTGGTTAATATACTCGCTGATTCAGTGGGACCCGCCACCGTGGGTCTAAAAAcaggttcaaacattttcaTCGTCATTAGTGCGGCCCAATCTCTCTGTATGATATTACTACATACCTTCTGGAGTGTAATCTTTTTTAGTGCATGTGATTTGAAGAATTACTACCACATCGCATACGTAATCGTAAGTCACTTGTTTGTTTCCTGTATTACACTGCTGAACAAACAGGAACTATTCTCCGTTTCACTGACGAGCTCTTACATTGTAATGGCAATTACCTGTGTCATTGCTTTTCGAGTGGTTGGGGGTAATTTCgcttcatttaaaaaatttatcaCGTGTAAGTGA
- the LOC129727521 gene encoding uncharacterized protein LOC129727521 produces the protein MSSGKNIWQAAATGDPIALQKCLQRKSNKNKLIKVNNFRDNHNWTLLHHAVTSGNVECVELLLTRTDTDVTARCFEGRTALLLACLKDASLEIVNMLLAKNSSTINIGSNEHVTPLHVAVERKNLELVECLVAKGANVNAADFAGETPLHAAVEFGNVEILIHLLFTGHANATLRSENDVDPLSLLAARGNYETTTKIACFKILFNFVYTKQQYQQKYQLEDIYAFALLSYRSTSLIPYFVETALVWERDADKCRLARQLLEGPNDQYLTSRFSDRVNRNLYQFLALLLADDDGIRRLQDDFMNYEVIYSHSLVQNELAALSVAAIRENDDEKKLRMLMEYLDFVKHLAYFFSDHLAETLDMIKNALINDEEDQNEAVDAAELNRYEAVVSKMINITSVEADDILMTMVASSPDDVHLQWKYLQPVVAHCTDVFMNERRITANNLQKVVYSKLLRTYGTLSQVQRCEGFIFEEFSLLRQARDAVRRLIWVAIDEDEKKRDLIFARRVEALEVPKHLVQYLRYL, from the coding sequence ATGTCTTCGGGCAAAAATATTTGGCAGGCAGCGGCTACCGGCGATCCTATAGCTCTCCAAAAGTGCCTCCAACGGAAGTCAAACAAAAATAAGCTTATTAAAGTAAATAATTTTCGGGATAATCACAACTGGACATTGCTGCATCACGCAGTCACTAGCGGAAATGTAGAGTGCGTCGAACTACTGTTAACGCGCACGGATACTGATGTGACTGCTCGGTGTTTCGAAGGTCGGACGGCTTTGCTTTTGGCCTGCTTGAAAGATGCATCCTTGGAAATTGTGAATATGTTGTTAGCTAAGAATTCGTCAACTATCAATATCGGAAGTAACGAGCATGTGACACCTTTGCACGTTGCTGTTGAGCGGAAAAATCTTGAACTCGTAGAATGCCTTGTTGCCAAGGGGGCTAACGTGAACGCAGCAGATTTTGCCGGTGAAACGCCGCTACACGCAGCTGTAGAATTCGGCAATGTAGAAATTCTGATTCACTTACTTTTCACCGGACACGCTAATGCTACGCTTCGATCAGAAAATGATGTCGACCCATTAAGTCTACTGGCAGCGCGTGGCAATTATGAAACGACAACTAAAATCGCTTGTTTTAAAATACTGTTCAACTTCGTCTATACAAAGCAACAATATCAACAGAAATACCAGCTAGAAGATATATACGCGTTTGCACTGCTCAGTTACCGTTCCACATCACTGATTCCATATTTTGTAGAAACGGCGCTGGTTTGGGAGAGAGATGCAGATAAATGCCGCTTAGCCAGGCAGCTCTTGGAGGGTCCCAACGACCAATACCTCACCAGCCGCTTCAGCGATCGTGTCAATCGCAATTTGTATCAGTTCCTCGCCCTATTACTGGCTGATGATGACGGTATTCGACGACTCCAGGATGATTTTATGAATTATGAAGTCATTTACAGTCATTCGCTTGTACAAAATGAGCTAGCGGCACTATCAGTAGCGGCAATCCGTGAAAATGACGACGAAAAAAAGTTACGAATGCTGATGGAATATCTGGATTTTGTGAAACATTTGGCGTACTTTTTCTCTGATCATCTAGCAGAAACATTAGATATGATCAAAAATGCGTTAATAAATGACGAAGAGGATCAGAATGAAGCTGTGGATGCTGCCGAGCTGAATCGTTACGAAGCCGTCGTCAGCAAAATGATTAATATCACGTCGGTCGAAGCTGATGATATATTGATGACAATGGTTGCTTCCTCGCCGGATGATGTGCATTTACAGTGGAAATACTTGCAGCCGGTTGTGGCACATTGTACGGATGTGTTTATGAATGAACGAAGAATAACGGCGAATAACCTGCAGAAAGTTGTGTATTCTAAGTTGCTTCGAACGTACGGTACACTATCTCAAGTTCAGCGTTGCGAAGGGTTTATCTTTGAGGAATTTTCCCTCTTAAGGCAGGCACGGGATGCCGTCCGTAGGTTAATATGGGTCGCTATTGATGAAGATGAAAAAAAGCGAGATCTAATTTTCGCTCGTCGTGTAGAAGCTTTGGAAGTTCCGAAACATTTAGTTCAGTATTTACGGTACCTGTAA
- the LOC129727212 gene encoding transmembrane protein 214, producing MSSEWEVVVKQKKPRKSGADKAKGNAAGKSEIYKIEDADTMDQIRSLYANVKDDELFNFNQHNNSEKKNLANGKHVAQDRKKSPARNQQQQTKSKPKHESEKQRQHVKPKFRDVEVALKAVVVADLRAHLWAVNENFKDNHLLILKAITTFLNEKLRVDNVDPIFADKSLSYPYNVIPQELKALIDESIEKAGLQILQFFYDLSLSNLAEDMNKNQPHMGHTILLQAVALRKPQVCINNLARNAILRNSFQNRSNIGLSLLWALGQGGFRDLNVGLKVWQDIMVPVAELKTYSKYVYEYVHKILVKHKTTRLEISSSDFLTILSSLSTQSKASRDVTKILEEASKLLVERYVYSAPKVSSTFTTMFKNIQFIAKPEPIFFGLILCLIEDPECWTAWRGLYKKNVQQTVAVLNYIDNSSSDFSLKLITDRLFEQFLSDIQTINAELGQTRKKVEGLKASVSILQQMQEKVTSKKNKSAKPTKNRSSGPVLVCCTFLLGTFLLFGLTGGLIGFDTYRAGGVFEKSHTGQLLKQAGLLPAVQDAWTCTLKHSARGYKWAEENLPVYYQSTSKVVGPYVEFSIDFSKILWNGAKKGFGNVKLLVEQKTPAVVDFVEQYAPGLPKKVGNFACSTWSTVSTFSVNTFHQSCEFFKTKVFIGQLSPENLGKAFNSTQQAAAQYYSWFHDQVDFYAKIK from the exons ATGTCGTCTGAATGGGAAGTGGTTGTTAAACAAAAGAAACCTCGTAAAAGTGGAGCAGACAAAGCTAAGGGAAATGCGGCTGGTAAATcggaaatttataaaattgaagATGCTG ACACGATGGATCAGATTCGGTCGTTGTACGCCAATGTGAAGGACGATGAGTTGTTCAATTTCAACCAGCACAACAACAGTGAGAAGAAGAACCTGGCTAACGGGAAGCACGTGGCACAGGATAGGAAAAAGTCGCCCGCCCGCAACCAGCAACAACAAACTAAAAGCAAACCGAAGCATGAATCTGAAAAACAACGTCAGCATGTAAAGCCAAAATTCAGGGACGTTGAAGTTGCACTCAAGGCTGTTGTTGTTGCCGATCTACGCGCCCATCTGTGGGCCGTGAATGAAAATTTCAAAGACAATCATCTTTTGATATTGAAGGCAATCACGACTTTTCTGAACGAAAAACTGCGGGTTGATAATGTCGATCCTATTTTTGCTGACAAATCACTATCCTATCCTTATAATGTCATTCCTCAGGAGCTAAAAGCCCTTATCGATGAGTCTATTGAAAAGGCCGGTTTGCagattttacaatttttctacGATTTATCGCTTTCGAATCTGGCTGAAGATATGAACAAGAATCAGCCACACATGGGTCACACGATACTGTTGCAAGCAGTCGCACTTCGGAAACCCCAGGTGTGCATTAACAATCTAGCTCGCAACGCAATTCTGCGGAACTCGTTTCAGAATCGTAGCAACATTGGGCTTAGTCTGCTGTGGGCGCTTGGACAAGGGGGTTTCCGGGATCTCAACGTTGGTTTGAAGGTGTGGCAGGATATCATGGTGCCCGTGGCCGAGCTTAAAACCTACAGCAAATATGTCTACGAATATGTTCACAAAATTCTTGTTAAACATAAAACTACCAG GCTAGAAATTTCGTCCAGCGATTTTCTCACCATTCTAAGTTCTCTGTCGACGCAATCTAAAGCAAGCCGGGACGTCACTAAGATATTAGAGGAAGCTTCCAAGCTGCTCGTAGAGCGATATGTTTATAGTGCACCGAAAGTTTCTAGCACTTTTACGACCATGTTCAAAAACATCCAGTTCATTGCGAAGCCAGAACCCATCTTTTTCGGACTGATACTGTGCCTAATTGAAGACCCGGAGTGTTGGACCGCCTGGCGCGGTCTTTATAAGAAGAACGTGCAACAGACGGTGGCAGTTCTCAATTACATAG ATAATTCATCATCGGATTTCTCATTGAAGTTAATAACCGATAGACTGTTCGAACAATTTCTAAGTGACATTCAGACCATCAATGCTGAATTAGGACAAACAAGGAAGAAAGTGGAAGGACTTAAAGCTTCGGTTTCAATTTTACAG CAAATGCAGGAAAAAGTCACCTCCAAGAAGAACAAATCCGCCAAGCCCACCAAAAACCGCTCGTCAGGACCCGTTCTGGTGTGTTGTACCTTCCTGTTGGGCACATTCCTGCTGTTTGGTCTGACCGGTGGCCTAATCGGCTTCGACACATACCGAGCTGGTGGAGTGTTCGAGAAGTCCCACACCGGCCAACTGCTGAAGCAGGCGGGCCTGCTTCCGGCGGTACAGGATGCGTGGACCTGTACGCTCAAACACAGTGCGCGGGGTTACAAGTGGGCTGAGGAAAATCTACCCGTCTATTACCAGAGCACCAGTAAA GTCGTTGGACCATACGTTGAATTTTCGATAGACTTCAGCAAAATTCTGTGGAATGGAGCCAAGAAGGGCTTTGGCAATGTGAAATTGCTGGTTGAGCAAAAAACGCCTGCAGTAGTGGATTTT GTGGAACAGTACGCGCCTGGACTGCCGAAGAAAGTAGGGAACTTTGCCTGTTCGACGTGGTCCACAGTCAGCACGTTTTCCGTTAACACGTTCCATCAGAGCTGTGAATTCTTCAAAACAAAGGTGTTTAT TGGTCAGTTATCGCCAGAAAACTTGGGGAAAGCCTTCAACAGTACCCAACAGGCTGCTGCTCAGTACTATAGCTGGTTCCATGATCAGGTTGACTTCTATGCCAAAATCAAGTAA